The genomic interval cacattgaaagaatgattattttgatttcaatttttgtgGAACTTACAGCTTATTTGACAATATGGATAGATTGTTAAACGAAAAATACATTCCTTCACCTACTGACGTTTTACGAGCTCGTGTAAGAACCACAGGGATTATGGAAACACATTTTACTATTGATGATGTTATAATTAGGtagattttacatattttatgttaatactttgtacaatatagtattttaatctattattttacaaatattacaatgtTTTTAGCGTATATGATGTTGGAGGACAACGATCTCAACGAAGAAAATGGATATATTGTTTTGATGATGTAAAAGCTGTTTTATTTGTCGTTTCATTAAGTGCATATGACATGACTTTAgtagtatgtattttttttatatttaaatattttgacataataaaaatgttctaatttattttgtttcgaaTTAACTTATTAGGAGGATCCAAATGTTAATCGGATGCATGAGAGTCTCAATCTTTTTTCTCAAATTATTAATAACCGATTTTTTAAGCACGCTTCATTTGtgctatttttcaataaacttgATCTCTTTCGTGATAAAATCTTACATTCTGGTCGTCAACTCAGAACCTACTTCCCTCATTATAAAGGTAAGTTTATCATTTTAGATCTCATAGCATGTTCAGTATATTTTGCAGTTCTCAATATATACTCCCTCTTTGCAGGCCCAGATAGAGATGTTGACAGTGCAGCATTATTTATTCAAGCAGAATTTTCGCTTCGGAAtctcaatgaaaataaattggtTTTTCCCCATTTTACTACAGCTACTGATACCTCAAACATCCAAGGTGTTTTTCAAATGGTTATGGATATGGTGATGGCAGATAATATGGGACAAGTTACTCTTctttaatattgatattttacatCTTACGTAAGATGTTAAACAAATTATAAACTGcgcaactatgtatatatataaatttttttttttaaactttaacgctatatttgtatgtacctatatatatttaaatatgcccACCTTTACTCTCTATTATGGTATTGTTTAGTTTTGAACTAAAACGTACCAAAATTTCTATTGGGAGAGCTGTGTTTTTCGCATGCTCAATATTCATGATGGAATCTCTTATGCTTATAGTAcaaatttttatctttaattgctacatatattcttaatttaatagttttatttttttacattctttACAATTTTgcactttttataaaattttgtaaatataaatattatattaataaattgatcTTTGTTGTAAAATTTGATCTCGCATCATAATTTAAGGAAAATTTTTACGTtatgatatataaattttaattatatttctagTTACTGTGATATTTGAGGTCTtaatgaaaattggaaaatccagttatttgttgaaaaatgatatgcaattatatttttgtaaacctaaataaaaatttattaataaatttgtataaattgaaTGATTTCTTTTTTTAACCCCTTTTATTTTCCCATTTTAGAGGGCCTTTTAGAAACCGAGTTAAAAGAAGTTGATTACCTCGATACATtatgtgtaaatataaaaattctttgGAGTTTAGGTTCGAATGTTGGCAAAAATTAATCATTGATTGGAAACACAAAGATGTGTGATGCCATGTTTCATACAATTGCCCACACTTTCGCTTGTCTTCGATTATAATTTGGCAAGCACTGCCGTAGCAATGCCTTACgtctccaattttttttattttttactaacctcttcttactttcacttacgatcacttttatttaaattattcaagatCTTATTTTAAGAAAGCTTTGTTTTTAAATCTTTCAACTTGGAACTTCATCATCAATTCAACGCTTtcgttatacatttttatacctAGCTATCACTTTGTTTTTTTAtcctataaaattcaaaaactgataaatttacttgaaaaataattttcgcTCCTTTTTCttacattatacaaatattaatatattaaaaagacaATACATCTTCACATTATCtaacaaaaaatttatttttacttacccaAAACATTTCTAAGAATAAAAATGCTTTGAAAAATCATTACTTaccaatttgaaatattttaaagggAGAAGAAGATAAGTTCAGCGCAGCGTTCAGTTAAATataagtttttataatattttatttaatataataaaaaatgtagggGCGCCAAAGTAGCAAATTGCCAAGAGTTCCAAATACATTGTTACAGCTCTGTTGACAAGACATCTCATAAACACAAAGTTTTTGAGCAGcgatttaaaatgttttgaatgtatgtacttgtattttttaatttaatcttcaGTAAAATCTCAGCACTatcctttttaaaatttgaaaataagtaaataaaaataacactttAATTTAACACTTTATTGAATcacattttaaattctttttagaATTTGTCAGTTTTTtccttttcaattttattcacaatatttaaaaacaatcttcaatcatttttaatgttttattatacaacatATTTTATGGCATGTCTCAAacaatttatacaatattatttaaactaaacataaaaaaacgagTAATAACAAAcgtcttttttatgttttacaatagatgcatatacacatacatatattcaatacatGCTTCAATTTGAATATAAGTTCACTAACTAAGATTatacaatatgaattttatCTTATAGTTGTGTCAgttaatacaataattatttatcacatttaaacatataatatgtaagcaTGAGTTCTACTGATAACATttagtacacatatacatatgttaactaACCTATGTGGGTATTCTACAATTTAATACATTGTCAGTACTATTTTGTCTTTAATTTATCCTTGAAAACTTAacaattttagatattttattattattaatcttaATAAA from Arctopsyche grandis isolate Sample6627 chromosome 9, ASM5162203v2, whole genome shotgun sequence carries:
- the LOC143916790 gene encoding guanine nucleotide-binding protein G(o) subunit alpha-like, which codes for MGACLTLHRESMELEAARRHSSEIDRQLGVFAKEQNKIIKILLLGAGESGKSTLVKQMKIIHSCGFSHSERSAFRPTMLDNLLSSMKYVLTGMGRLRINLEDPNNKKHAHQVLLSRSVFDLQFRVIPSVAIALQTLWKDRGVRLAVARGYEYELNDSALYLFDNMDRLLNEKYIPSPTDVLRARVRTTGIMETHFTIDDVIISVYDVGGQRSQRRKWIYCFDDVKAVLFVVSLSAYDMTLVEDPNVNRMHESLNLFSQIINNRFFKHASFVLFFNKLDLFRDKILHSGRQLRTYFPHYKGPDRDVDSAALFIQAEFSLRNLNENKLVFPHFTTATDTSNIQGVFQMVMDMVMADNMGQVTLL